In Thermodesulfovibrionales bacterium, the genomic stretch AAGGGCTGTTTTATATCTCTTCTCAATACCTGATATCTGGGTGCCGACTGTAACAAGATATATCAGTCCAGCCATTATTACAAGTGATATAGCAGATAGGACAAGCACTGTAACCAAGGCAATGCCACTTTCTGATAAAATCCTTTTAATACCTTTCATATCTCACCCCAGATTATTCGGCTTGACAACAAGCTTGTAAATCTTCCACCTGTAATATTTATATTCAGGATCACCTATCCTTGTTTTAAGATCAAAGGACTGCCCCAAACCTGTCTCTCCCACATAAACAGTAGGATTTGGATAATTATAATTAATATCCCTCTGTCCTTCATGGGCAAGGATATAGACCCTGACCTCTTTCACCTGTTTTCTGATCTGCCCGGCTGTAAGAGCACTTATATCATTTGTTAAGTTATCAGGTACGCCGTTATTATCAGTATCTATTGCAAATACTATCTGCATATCTGCCACACAGTCAATAACAGGATATTCAGTAAACTGATTTGTTCCAGAAGTGGAACCATGATTCATTGTTGCTTTATATAGAACACCCGTTCCAGAAGCACACCTTGAGGGTAAATTATTTCTATTTATAAAATAATCAGCACGGTTAAAGGGTACCTTAGGATTAGTGTTTCGAATAATTCCATAAATAACCCTCGTGGATATCGAGTCTGAAGGTTTAAAATCACCAGCATTACTGTACACTTTGTAAAAAGTAGAACCGCTGCCAACAAGTGTTCTATAATTTGATTCTGATGTCCCAGGGTCAATAACTATAACCCTATCATTTCCATCAAAGGATTCTCCAGAGATATCAGACCTGATTACACCTGTATTTTTTAATAGTGCCCACTTTCTGCTAGAATCATTTTCTGTGATAATTGCTGATTTAATAACAAGATAATCAGAACCATTAAAGCACAAATTATTTCCGCTGACTATGGCTCTGGGTGGATTCGGGGGATTGTCATTATAAGTAACAGGGTTTGCGGTCGTAGCAGGACCGCATGGTTGTGCAGTAAATGTCTCTGCTGCAGCATAGGTAATACCTGAAGATAGATTCCAGGGCAGCCCATAACCAGCACCTTCTATATCCCTTCTGAGTATCTCAAGACCCATTATACCCTCAACATTTGTCTCCATAATAGCTGATTGCTGCCTGAAGAGATTTAGCTGATTGATGAAAAGATTGCTAACAAGTGTTATGGCAATGATAAATATAGACATTGTAATAAGAAGTTCAACAATAGTAAAACCTTTATTTAACATTTTTTCCATTCTCTTACTCATGACTTCTTCCTTATTGAAGTAATGCTGTGGGAATAACATTCTCCCCTGTACTGCCACCGCACCAGTATATTAACCTCCTTTGTATCTGTACCAAGAGACCTGACTGTCCTCCTGCTTCCAAAATCGATATCATTATTTCTGATTCTTCTTGTTATCTTTACAGGATAATTATTAGGATCATTCACTGGAGGTCTCTTACACGGTGCTATTTCAAAATTTGCCCCTGGTGTGGCATCAGAAAGGAGAGCATCAAAATTCATATTTCTTGCTTCCTCCATCCTCTCAGCAGCTATCCTTACTGCTTCATCTCGCATTTCATTTTTTAAATTCGTCTCAAGGGAAATTAACGAGGTCTGCATGAGAGCAAGAGAGACAATAAGAAAGATCACAAGGGCAACCATAACCTCTATTAATGTTGCACCTTTTTTATTTTGCAATACATTGACTGCCATTCCATTCTCCCAAGTTAATCCTTGTTGTAAATACATCTATGCAATTAATATAAGCCTGTTCTTCTATCCGGACATGACCCATTCTGTTAGAAAGTCCATCTTTTTGAAAATTGAATGTATTGTTTGAAAAATTATTTCTTAAAGTGTATGGAAGGCTCCTCTGGACTATAATTCTATCACCCTGGTCATCGCAATCTCCATCTCCATCAGGTACTGGACTGTAGTCTCCTTTTATTACATAAGAATTTGTTCCCAGGGTTACGCATACCAATCTGTTTTCTGAAAGTGCTATCTGCCTGCCTCTAAGAAGATCTGCATGTATCTCCCTGATGGTCCTTTCAACATTATATCTTCTCATCCATCCCTGAAAGGAAATGGTAATAGCAAACAATATCGCAATTATTGCAACAACAATGACAACCTCTGTAATGGTAAAGCCTTTGGTATTCACCTTTCCCTCACATGAATAATTCTCTTAACCGGTGCAGGTGATGTCATGATAGAAAGACCCTGCTGAACAGGAGGCACACCTTCAAGGCTGTAGGATTTCCTTCCACCAGCAGCAGTAAAAGCCCGTGAGAGGTCAATCTGCTCAATAGCACCTGTTGAGACCTGAAGTATTCCCACACCTTTAAGAAGACCACCTGGAGCACCTCCTGTATCGTATTTAACAGCCCAGAGGAAGCTTTTACCACCAAGTGAGCATATATCGTTGTAGGGTTTATATGCTGTAAAGAACACTACACCAATTGTTCCTGTGAGGGGGTCTGTTATAACCCTTTCAGCCATATACTGTCTTGTTATCTGGAGGGCACAGGAACCATCACTATTGTATCTTTCGCAATAGGTATAATTACCCTCGCGATCAAGCCTTATATACCAGCCATCTGGATCATCGGTCCCCTCAGGTCTATCAGTTACATCTGTGAGCTGACCAAGAGTCCTTAATCTTGCTGATGAATCATTTAAGCAGCTTCCACTCCAGCCATTATTATAGCAGGGTTCTGTAAATCCCACAATATGTCTCTGACCAGTGGCATCATCTATGTCATCAGGTCTTGAATAGAAATACCTTCCTGTACCAGCATAGAGCCAGAGCTTACCTGTCTTTTTATTAAGCAGATTAGCAACTGCTGATGTTACAGGACCTATGTTATCAATCACAGTGCTAAAGGACCATCTGCTCACATCCATTGTTTCCCTCATTGCTCCCCCAATAGATTCCATAGTAATAAGCCTTAAAATACCACCTTGGGTAAAGGTATTATCAGATGCCCTTTTTACATAAGGTATATAGACTACATCATCCTGATAATCCCGGTCTGTATCCATTACACTATTAAGGAGTGAACCTGAAAAGGCATTTGTTATGTTTGTATCCAGTACCCATAGATTATTAGGTTTAGGACCATTCTTGAGGTCAAGTATGAATATCTTTAGATTCTGATCTGATCTTCCGAGAAATTGTTGATTAACGGTATCTATTGGACCTGTTGGTCCTGAGCCAAAGACTACAAACCATCTGCCATTTTTCCCTTGTTCACCTACTCTTATAATAGCAGGACCAGATGTTGTAAAGCCTAAGTCATCCCGTGCAAATTCCCAAAGAAGAACAGGATTATCAGGATCTGTCACATCAAGGGCGAAATAGGATGAATAACCGAGAGCAGTCTCGGGTGTTTTTACGCAATCAGTACAAGAAGCATTAACATTCCTGCAGGCACCACCAAACCTCATGCCTCCTATAACAATAGTCCTCCAGCTTTCAGGGGTCTTATCACAAGTCCAGTAATCACCTATACAATTAGCAGGATTATTTATACTTGCATCAAATATATATGGTGTAAGGTCAACTGAATATATATGGCAGTAACCAGGGTCTGCATAATATTTAAGATATGGAAGGACATGCTTTGGAATAAATGCCCATAGCTCCTTACCAAGTTCAGAGCCAGAAAGACAGGCTTTGTAATCAGAACTGCATGTCTCACTTGTAGGAAATTCAAGTCTTCCAAGTTTAAAGGCATGGAGCATTCCATCATTCCCACCGGCAAAGACTATACCTCTCTGCCTGTAATTGGTAGAATTAAGATATTGCTCATAGGTAGTATCACCATATTTCTGGTGATAACTATTAAGGGGTATCCAGGACATAACCTTTGGTGTAGAGTTCAAAACATCTCCAAGCTTCCAGACCTTCGGCTCCTCACCACTATCCAGAACATCACCATCTCCGTTTAGGTCAATTGCAACTGTTCTTGACCTTAAAAAACTGTACTCTCTTCCATTCATGTAATTTATTAATGTTATAGCATCATTATCGTTTATCTGCAGATCACCATTTAAATCCCCTGGTGCAAGATAAGGTCTTAATTGAGAGGCATTTCCTTCAGAAAAGGAGAGCATATTATTCTGGCATGTTCCACCAAGACAGCTTGTGAATATTCTTCTTGGCGAAGTATTAATATCCCTTTTCCACAGTTCAAGACCAGCCTCCCAGAGCACCTTTGTCCTTTCAAAGATTACAGAGGAAGAAGATGAAGGATTATAGATATTCTGTATTGAATTATAGTCATAAAGATCAGCAAAGGTTGCTTCAAGAGATGGGTCAAATCTCATGGTGATTTTTTTGTCATCTAAGAATCTGAGCTTTCTGTCCTGATTGCTATCCTCAACAATTGTACTCTGAGCAAAGAGGGGGTCAACAAAATACCAGTAATTTGAGAGCCTTCCTATCCAGGATATCTCCCTGTCAAAGATACCACCTCTCTGGATAGAGGTAGTCCTCGGATAAAATACTGCCTGTATGAGATTTGCACCCTGGCCCTCGCCAGAGGCAAGCACAGATGCAGCAGTTCCAGAAGCAGCCCTTCTTAAGATATCCTGAAGAGCCTGCCTCAATTGTTCTTCAAGATTATTTTCATCAGCAGGATAAAATTTACCTCCGCCTTTTAAAGCAGCCTCTTCAAGATAAGGCCGTGTCTGGTCATTACCAAAGGTGTGGACTACATAAAGGGATATAAATTGTTTACCATTTTTATCATTCCTCAGGTCATTAAGAAAAGCCCATTGTGCATTATTTACAAAACATGTTCCTGTTGAAGCATTACAGGTGTTAGTAGGACCAGTTAGATTTGGTAAGGTAGGGCCAGAAAGATTTGAACCACTTGTAATAAGAAGTATAAAATTTAATCTGCACGGAGTATTATCTATTGGATCTCTGTTTGTGCAACCATGATAGGCATTTGAATCATACTCAGGTCTGCCACTTGTAGTATTAATAAAATAATGTGTTATTCCGTATAAGCCCTTAGCAAGGGCAGAGGCTGGTGCAGGTGTAGCATTCTGTATTGCTGTATAAAAACTTGATGCAGGTGATGCAGGAATACAGGTCTCAACATCTATCCTAGGAGTGGTTCCAAAGAAATCTGTCAAGCCCCATCTTGCCCTTGGATTAATATCATCCCAGAATTCCTGAATAACTCCTTTTTTACCATCCCACTGACCATTACCATTTTGATCTGTAAATGATTCACCAGGATCCCATATATCATTGCCATTAGAGTCTGTCAGAGGTTCTTCGGGGAGGTCTACTTTTACATTGAATTGCTTAGAACTTACAGTAGGGCTCTTAACTTGAATAGTTACGGTCTTTGAATCAGTTTGACCCGCTGTATCTCTTACCTGAACTGTAAAAGACCAGGTACCAGTACTTGTAGGACTTCCGTAAATTATCCCTGAAGCCTGATCAAGATATAGCCCTGGTGGTAAAGACCCTGCTGTAATGTTCCATGTATACCTTGCAATACAAGAAGGCTGATTGCTACCTCCGCAGGGAGTATTTACTGGCATTCCCCATTTAGCCTCAAATGTAAACTTATAACAAATACCCACCTCAGCATCTGGAAGACTTGAAGATGAAGGGGTAATAATAGATGGAGATTTTGATGCACTTGCACTTCCTGTAGAGCATGGGAAATTGGTATCTGTAGAACAATTTCCACTAGGACTAGGACATGACCCACCTCCTCCGCTACCACCTAATATTCCACAAGTACTGCCAGATATTGTCAAATTGGCATTACTAACAGAAAATGTGCAATTATTATATGTCTTAGTCCAAGAACCACTTATGCTTGAAAGTGTATGGGCATTAGCCTGACGGGAAGCTGTTTTACCAC encodes the following:
- a CDS encoding PilW family protein; protein product: MSKRMEKMLNKGFTIVELLITMSIFIIAITLVSNLFINQLNLFRQQSAIMETNVEGIMGLEILRRDIEGAGYGLPWNLSSGITYAAAETFTAQPCGPATTANPVTYNDNPPNPPRAIVSGNNLCFNGSDYLVIKSAIITENDSSRKWALLKNTGVIRSDISGESFDGNDRVIVIDPGTSESNYRTLVGSGSTFYKVYSNAGDFKPSDSISTRVIYGIIRNTNPKVPFNRADYFINRNNLPSRCASGTGVLYKATMNHGSTSGTNQFTEYPVIDCVADMQIVFAIDTDNNGVPDNLTNDISALTAGQIRKQVKEVRVYILAHEGQRDINYNYPNPTVYVGETGLGQSFDLKTRIGDPEYKYYRWKIYKLVVKPNNLG
- a CDS encoding prepilin-type N-terminal cleavage/methylation domain-containing protein, producing MNTKGFTITEVVIVVAIIAILFAITISFQGWMRRYNVERTIREIHADLLRGRQIALSENRLVCVTLGTNSYVIKGDYSPVPDGDGDCDDQGDRIIVQRSLPYTLRNNFSNNTFNFQKDGLSNRMGHVRIEEQAYINCIDVFTTRINLGEWNGSQCIAK
- a CDS encoding type II secretion system GspH family protein, giving the protein MAVNVLQNKKGATLIEVMVALVIFLIVSLALMQTSLISLETNLKNEMRDEAVRIAAERMEEARNMNFDALLSDATPGANFEIAPCKRPPVNDPNNYPVKITRRIRNNDIDFGSRRTVRSLGTDTKEVNILVRWQYRGECYSHSITSIRKKS
- a CDS encoding PilC/PilY family type IV pilus protein, producing the protein MKTLLNKHSDFPYSYKNSRFLMVLFIILSILPLNSEAANMEDYCLVPPYVKKNVPPNIMILMDNSQDMLNAAYGSTYDPNKTYIGYFKSNKYYRYSGQTFQEATGCTSPGPDCYPGNLMNWATMSRFDLLQKVLLGGKTASRQANAHTLSSISGSWTKTYNNCTFSVSNANLTISGSTCGILGGSGGGGSCPSPSGNCSTDTNFPCSTGSASASKSPSIITPSSSSLPDAEVGICYKFTFEAKWGMPVNTPCGGSNQPSCIARYTWNITAGSLPPGLYLDQASGIIYGSPTSTGTWSFTVQVRDTAGQTDSKTVTIQVKSPTVSSKQFNVKVDLPEEPLTDSNGNDIWDPGESFTDQNGNGQWDGKKGVIQEFWDDINPRARWGLTDFFGTTPRIDVETCIPASPASSFYTAIQNATPAPASALAKGLYGITHYFINTTSGRPEYDSNAYHGCTNRDPIDNTPCRLNFILLITSGSNLSGPTLPNLTGPTNTCNASTGTCFVNNAQWAFLNDLRNDKNGKQFISLYVVHTFGNDQTRPYLEEAALKGGGKFYPADENNLEEQLRQALQDILRRAASGTAASVLASGEGQGANLIQAVFYPRTTSIQRGGIFDREISWIGRLSNYWYFVDPLFAQSTIVEDSNQDRKLRFLDDKKITMRFDPSLEATFADLYDYNSIQNIYNPSSSSSVIFERTKVLWEAGLELWKRDINTSPRRIFTSCLGGTCQNNMLSFSEGNASQLRPYLAPGDLNGDLQINDNDAITLINYMNGREYSFLRSRTVAIDLNGDGDVLDSGEEPKVWKLGDVLNSTPKVMSWIPLNSYHQKYGDTTYEQYLNSTNYRQRGIVFAGGNDGMLHAFKLGRLEFPTSETCSSDYKACLSGSELGKELWAFIPKHVLPYLKYYADPGYCHIYSVDLTPYIFDASINNPANCIGDYWTCDKTPESWRTIVIGGMRFGGACRNVNASCTDCVKTPETALGYSSYFALDVTDPDNPVLLWEFARDDLGFTTSGPAIIRVGEQGKNGRWFVVFGSGPTGPIDTVNQQFLGRSDQNLKIFILDLKNGPKPNNLWVLDTNITNAFSGSLLNSVMDTDRDYQDDVVYIPYVKRASDNTFTQGGILRLITMESIGGAMRETMDVSRWSFSTVIDNIGPVTSAVANLLNKKTGKLWLYAGTGRYFYSRPDDIDDATGQRHIVGFTEPCYNNGWSGSCLNDSSARLRTLGQLTDVTDRPEGTDDPDGWYIRLDREGNYTYCERYNSDGSCALQITRQYMAERVITDPLTGTIGVVFFTAYKPYNDICSLGGKSFLWAVKYDTGGAPGGLLKGVGILQVSTGAIEQIDLSRAFTAAGGRKSYSLEGVPPVQQGLSIMTSPAPVKRIIHVRER